Proteins found in one Pseudomonas marvdashtae genomic segment:
- a CDS encoding CpsD/CapB family tyrosine-protein kinase, giving the protein MDGSTNILTIASPSETNLTSTVLDPDLRILLLTAANTGTGTSTSAMALAAQLAQMSSGRVLLVDASQSPRNLSQQLSLQKERGFSDLLFNSLTPPLLQDCVVRVSSLPFDLLPNGRLGHNAERLTPERLRPLFRQLAAQYRFVVIDADAVYSASDTLVLSTQVDGVVLVVRGEDTRWEVAQAARQRLSQAGAKVVGSVFNRRKYYMPKWLYNNL; this is encoded by the coding sequence ATGGACGGTTCGACGAATATCCTGACCATAGCAAGCCCGAGCGAGACCAACCTGACCTCGACCGTGCTCGACCCGGATCTGCGGATCCTTCTTCTGACAGCCGCCAATACCGGCACCGGCACCAGCACCAGCGCCATGGCACTGGCCGCGCAACTGGCGCAGATGAGCAGCGGCCGCGTGCTGCTGGTCGACGCCAGCCAATCGCCGCGCAACCTCAGCCAGCAACTGTCGCTGCAAAAAGAGCGCGGCTTCAGCGACCTGCTCTTCAACAGCCTTACCCCGCCGTTGTTGCAGGACTGCGTGGTGCGGGTTTCCAGCCTGCCCTTCGACCTGCTGCCCAACGGCCGCCTGGGACACAACGCCGAACGCCTGACACCCGAGCGACTGCGCCCACTGTTCAGGCAACTGGCGGCGCAGTACCGCTTCGTGGTGATCGACGCCGACGCCGTGTATTCGGCCAGCGACACGCTGGTGCTCAGCACCCAGGTGGACGGCGTGGTGTTGGTGGTGCGCGGCGAAGACACGCGCTGGGAAGTGGCCCAGGCCGCCCGCCAGCGCTTGTCCCAAGCCGGCGCGAAAGTGGTCGGCAGCGTCTTCAACCGCCGCAAGTACTACATGCCCAAGTGGCTCTACAACAACCTGTAA
- a CDS encoding sugar transferase, translating into MTRHEQQIPISASGRDKRVDPEHRRRLDAAIHRQGRGWLTGRDSGRPWTVSRTNRVVACLGALAILVLLCPLLLGLALLVKFSSPGPVLFVQKRTGYRGRVFGMYKFRTMVAEAEALKESLRHLNKHGADAIDFKIDNDPRITPIGRFLRRSSLDELPNLINVVIGDMRLVGPRPTSFNAYRYKDSHLVRLSIYPGMTGLWQISGRSNIDFDQRVELDLSYIAEQSLLLDLKILMITPFKVFSGHGAS; encoded by the coding sequence ATGACCCGACATGAGCAACAGATACCTATCAGCGCCTCCGGACGCGACAAGCGTGTCGACCCCGAGCACCGCAGGCGCCTGGACGCGGCCATCCATCGCCAAGGGCGTGGCTGGTTGACCGGTCGCGACAGCGGTCGGCCCTGGACCGTCTCGCGCACCAACCGCGTGGTGGCCTGCCTGGGCGCATTGGCGATCCTGGTGCTGCTGTGCCCGCTGTTGCTGGGCCTGGCATTGCTGGTGAAATTCTCCAGCCCCGGGCCGGTGTTGTTCGTGCAGAAACGCACCGGTTACCGCGGTCGCGTCTTCGGCATGTACAAGTTCCGCACCATGGTCGCCGAAGCCGAGGCGTTGAAAGAGTCGCTGCGCCACCTCAACAAACACGGCGCCGACGCCATCGATTTCAAGATCGATAACGACCCGCGCATCACCCCTATTGGCCGGTTCCTGCGACGCAGCAGCCTCGACGAACTGCCGAACCTGATCAACGTGGTGATCGGCGACATGCGCCTGGTGGGCCCCCGCCCGACCTCGTTCAACGCCTACCGCTACAAGGACAGCCATCTCGTGCGCCTGAGCATCTACCCCGGCATGACCGGCCTTTGGCAGATCTCCGGGCGCAGCAATATCGACTTCGATCAGCGCGTGGAACTGGACCTCAGCTATATCGCCGAGCAGAGCCTGTTGCTGGATTTGAAGATCCTGATGATCACCCCCTTCAAAGTCTTCAGCGGCCACGGAGCGAGTTAA
- a CDS encoding NAD-dependent epimerase produces the protein MNVLVTGAAGFIGAHCVLRLLRDGHDVCGLDNFNDYYDPQLKHDRVAWVKALAGEFPLARIDLTDAASIDELFQSHRPDVVIHLAAQAGVRYSLQNPHAYVDSNLTGFLNILESCRRHPVKHLIYASSSSVYGANARTPYSVQDGVDHPLSLYAATKKANELMAHSYSHLFGIPCTGLRFFTVYGPWGRPDMSPIQFAKAIAEEQVLQLFNHGEHERDFTYIDDIIESIARLLERAPYPTVHRDREQPDPASSLAPWRIYNIGGQHPVALRSYVALLEKHLGRAARIELLPLQPGDVLNTCADASDLARATGFQPCVELEDGLGRFVDWFLDYYPQQPAHVLGAAELQRRRL, from the coding sequence ATGAACGTGCTGGTGACCGGCGCGGCCGGCTTCATCGGAGCCCATTGCGTGCTGCGACTGCTGCGCGACGGCCATGATGTGTGCGGCCTGGACAACTTCAACGATTACTACGACCCGCAGCTCAAGCACGACCGCGTGGCGTGGGTGAAAGCCCTGGCCGGCGAGTTCCCCTTGGCGCGCATTGACCTGACCGACGCGGCGTCGATCGATGAGTTGTTCCAGTCCCATCGCCCGGACGTGGTGATTCACCTCGCCGCCCAGGCCGGCGTGCGCTATTCGCTGCAGAACCCCCACGCCTATGTCGACAGCAATCTCACCGGGTTCCTGAACATTCTGGAAAGTTGCCGCCGGCATCCGGTCAAGCACCTGATCTACGCCTCTTCCAGTTCGGTGTACGGCGCAAACGCGCGCACTCCGTATTCGGTCCAGGACGGCGTTGATCATCCGTTGTCGCTGTACGCGGCGACCAAAAAAGCCAATGAGCTGATGGCGCACAGCTACAGCCACCTGTTCGGCATCCCGTGCACCGGCCTGCGCTTTTTCACCGTGTACGGTCCCTGGGGCCGGCCGGACATGTCGCCGATCCAGTTCGCCAAAGCCATCGCCGAAGAACAGGTGCTGCAACTGTTCAACCATGGCGAACACGAACGCGACTTCACCTACATCGACGACATCATCGAGAGCATCGCCCGGCTGCTCGAACGCGCGCCCTACCCGACCGTGCACCGGGATCGCGAACAACCGGACCCGGCCAGCAGCCTGGCGCCGTGGCGCATCTACAACATCGGCGGGCAGCACCCGGTGGCGCTGCGCAGCTACGTGGCGCTGTTGGAAAAGCACCTGGGTCGCGCCGCCCGGATCGAGCTGCTGCCCCTGCAACCAGGCGACGTGCTCAACACCTGCGCCGATGCCAGCGACCTGGCCCGGGCCACCGGTTTCCAGCCTTGCGTCGAACTCGAAGACGGGCTCGGACGCTTCGTTGACTGGTTCCTCGATTACTACCCACAACAACCCGCCCACGTGCTGGGTGCGGCAGAACTTCAGCGGAGGCGTCTATGA
- a CDS encoding UDP-glucose dehydrogenase family protein produces MDVSVFGTGYVGLIQAAALADVGHRVLCVDIDPNKIRQLQQAVPPISEPGLSGLLEDNIKAGRLSFSCQASDAVNHGELIFIAVGTPADEDGSADLTHVLAVTRQIADFMDSDRTLIIKSTVPVGTADKVAECARQVLARRGLKQLNVRVVSNPEFLKEGSALADCMRPDRIIIGTADPLARDQMSELYAPFCRNHEKLMFMDNRSAELTKYAANAMLATRISFMNELANLTERLGADIEAVRKGIGSDPRIGYHFIYPGCGFGGSCFPKDLRALLHTAEQSGMPLRLLRSVTDVNDSQRHILFEKLTQQFPDGLAGKSIAIWGLAFKPNTDDMREAPSRYLMEALWREGARVHAYDPEAMSECRRLYGYRKDLNLCATRDDTLEDADALVICTEWKNFRVVDFDLLASKLRARVIIDGRNLYNPEHLAAAGLLYRGIGLRHTVPSTLGQGPQA; encoded by the coding sequence ATGGACGTGAGCGTATTTGGTACGGGGTACGTTGGGCTGATTCAGGCGGCGGCACTGGCCGATGTCGGGCACCGTGTCCTGTGCGTCGACATCGACCCGAACAAGATCCGGCAACTGCAGCAAGCCGTGCCGCCGATCAGCGAGCCGGGGCTGTCCGGGCTGCTCGAAGACAACATCAAGGCCGGGCGACTGTCGTTCAGTTGCCAGGCCAGCGATGCGGTCAATCACGGCGAGCTGATTTTCATCGCCGTCGGCACCCCCGCCGACGAAGACGGCTCGGCAGACCTGACCCATGTACTGGCAGTGACCCGGCAGATCGCCGATTTCATGGACAGCGACCGCACCTTGATCATCAAGTCGACGGTACCGGTGGGCACGGCCGACAAAGTCGCCGAATGCGCCCGCCAGGTGCTGGCTCGCCGGGGCCTGAAGCAGTTGAACGTGCGCGTGGTGTCCAACCCCGAATTTCTCAAGGAAGGCAGCGCCCTCGCCGATTGCATGCGTCCGGATCGGATCATCATTGGCACCGCCGATCCGCTGGCACGGGATCAGATGAGTGAGCTCTACGCGCCGTTCTGCCGCAACCACGAAAAACTGATGTTCATGGACAACCGCAGCGCGGAACTGACCAAGTACGCCGCCAACGCCATGCTCGCCACGCGCATCAGCTTCATGAACGAACTGGCCAACCTCACCGAGCGCCTGGGCGCCGACATCGAGGCCGTGCGCAAAGGTATCGGCTCCGATCCGCGCATCGGTTATCACTTCATCTACCCGGGCTGCGGCTTCGGCGGCTCGTGCTTTCCCAAGGACCTGCGCGCCTTGCTGCACACTGCCGAGCAAAGCGGTATGCCGCTGCGCCTGCTGCGCAGCGTCACCGATGTGAACGACAGCCAACGGCACATCCTTTTCGAAAAATTGACCCAGCAGTTCCCGGACGGACTGGCCGGCAAATCCATTGCCATTTGGGGCCTGGCTTTCAAGCCCAACACCGACGACATGCGCGAAGCTCCCAGCCGCTATCTCATGGAAGCACTGTGGCGCGAAGGCGCACGCGTCCACGCCTACGATCCGGAGGCCATGTCCGAATGTCGGCGCCTCTATGGCTATCGCAAAGACCTGAACCTGTGCGCCACCCGCGACGACACCCTGGAGGACGCCGACGCGCTGGTGATCTGCACCGAGTGGAAGAATTTTCGCGTGGTGGATTTCGACCTGCTGGCCAGTAAGCTGCGCGCCCGAGTCATCATTGATGGCCGCAACCTGTACAACCCGGAACACCTGGCCGCCGCCGGGCTGTTGTATCGCGGCATCGGCTTGCGGCACACCGTGCCCAGCACGCTCGGCCAGGGGCCACAGGCATGA
- a CDS encoding sulfatase-like hydrolase/transferase — MTRYLKELLLVLYLFRGHDYYLERLAALGFGFATVLFGAMFVALVIALWMTAYIRQALLRHLFALAMFVSAVFFEVYTRVTDSYLTYSQFVSLVYSGGFIEEAAYQYRDVIISAAAGGLLLLLGIGLKPRRSLPLPGYVPIAAPLLGVLLLSGVLFARAGEGARGLPVMYTPLAYLNLFGYEALYDTVGPREPVSLARQSSSIDHDIVLIIDESVGGNYLDINTPSGVLSGLKTPPPGVDIFNYGYAASVANCSADTNVTLRYGGTRADYMRINNTQPSIWQYARHAGLRTVYIDAQRTGGNLQNLMTKLEKQDIDEFVQFDAARVRDRDMAAAAKLVELLGNDRAELVIVNKVGAHFPVHDKYPDDFMSYRPALPRGQFQDVSDTGSREGFNGQQDDWLLYRNAYQNTLLWNVGEFFRRVLQADLSHAVLIYTSDHGQDLHERGNPGLNTHCGGDPVDEEGLVPLVVIQGSQLHTLDWPGAWAQNKDRSSHYNVFPTLLQLMGYDAAGIVARYGKSLSQPTEDDFTFNYRFNARLGAKPAWKHIDLSNIVTPGPTKAEVAAGR; from the coding sequence ATGACCCGATACCTCAAGGAACTGCTGCTGGTGCTGTACTTGTTCAGGGGGCATGACTATTACCTTGAGCGTCTGGCGGCGCTGGGTTTTGGTTTTGCGACGGTGCTGTTTGGCGCAATGTTCGTTGCGCTGGTGATTGCGTTGTGGATGACTGCGTACATTCGCCAGGCATTGCTGCGGCATCTGTTTGCCTTGGCGATGTTTGTCTCGGCGGTGTTCTTTGAGGTGTATACCCGGGTCACCGACAGCTACCTGACCTATAGCCAGTTCGTGTCGCTGGTCTATTCGGGAGGGTTCATCGAGGAGGCGGCCTATCAATATCGCGACGTAATCATCAGCGCGGCGGCGGGCGGTTTGTTGCTGCTGTTGGGAATCGGCCTGAAGCCTCGGCGTAGCTTGCCATTGCCCGGTTATGTACCGATCGCCGCACCCTTGCTTGGGGTGCTGTTGCTCAGTGGGGTGCTGTTCGCAAGGGCGGGCGAGGGGGCACGCGGTCTGCCGGTCATGTACACGCCGCTCGCCTATCTGAATCTGTTCGGCTACGAAGCCTTGTACGACACCGTCGGACCCCGCGAACCGGTCAGTCTGGCTCGGCAATCGTCGTCGATCGACCACGATATCGTGCTAATAATCGATGAAAGCGTCGGCGGCAATTACCTCGATATCAACACGCCGTCTGGTGTGCTCAGCGGGCTCAAGACGCCGCCGCCCGGCGTGGATATTTTCAATTATGGCTATGCGGCGTCCGTCGCCAATTGCAGCGCCGACACTAACGTTACCCTGCGTTATGGCGGCACCCGCGCCGACTACATGCGCATCAACAATACGCAGCCGTCGATCTGGCAATACGCTCGCCATGCGGGGTTGCGCACGGTCTATATCGATGCCCAGCGCACCGGTGGAAACTTGCAGAACCTGATGACGAAACTGGAAAAACAGGACATCGATGAGTTCGTCCAATTCGATGCGGCGCGGGTGCGCGACCGTGACATGGCGGCAGCGGCGAAACTGGTGGAGCTGCTGGGCAACGACCGGGCCGAACTGGTTATCGTGAACAAAGTCGGGGCGCATTTCCCGGTTCACGACAAATACCCAGATGACTTCATGAGCTATCGCCCGGCCTTGCCGCGAGGGCAATTTCAGGACGTGTCCGACACCGGCAGCCGGGAGGGTTTCAACGGCCAGCAGGATGACTGGTTGCTGTATCGCAATGCCTACCAGAACACTTTGCTGTGGAATGTCGGTGAGTTTTTCCGCCGGGTCCTCCAGGCCGACTTGAGCCATGCCGTGTTGATCTATACCTCCGACCATGGCCAGGATCTGCACGAACGTGGCAACCCCGGGCTCAACACTCATTGCGGTGGTGACCCGGTGGACGAGGAAGGGCTGGTGCCGTTGGTGGTGATCCAGGGCAGCCAATTGCACACGCTGGATTGGCCCGGCGCCTGGGCGCAGAACAAGGATCGCTCCAGCCACTACAACGTCTTCCCGACGTTGCTGCAATTGATGGGCTACGACGCTGCGGGGATTGTCGCCCGCTATGGAAAATCCCTCAGCCAACCGACTGAAGACGACTTCACCTTCAACTACCGCTTCAATGCGCGGTTGGGAGCCAAGCCTGCGTGGAAGCACATCGACCTGAGCAACATCGTTACACCGGGGCCAACGAAGGCTGAGGTGGCGGCGGGACGGTGA
- a CDS encoding ABC transporter ATP-binding protein, translating to MLEVRNVFKSYATPQGSLPVLQGVDLTLAPGSSLALMGESGSGKSTLLHLVAGLDKVDRGSIRSGEYRLDGMSEHQLANWRRTEIGLVFQQFNLISSLSVEDNLTFQARLCGRFNAEWQTHLVQRLGLADLLRRYPEQLSGGQQQRVALGRALASRPPLLLADEPTGSLDEATSDEVLQLLLELLDGTPTSLLMVTHSQRVAARLAHRVVLQGGRLAQVAQG from the coding sequence ATGCTTGAGGTCCGTAACGTCTTCAAAAGCTACGCCACGCCCCAAGGCTCCCTGCCGGTGCTGCAAGGCGTCGACCTGACGCTGGCGCCCGGCAGCAGCCTGGCGCTGATGGGCGAATCAGGTAGCGGCAAAAGCACCTTGCTGCATTTGGTCGCCGGGCTGGACAAAGTGGATCGGGGCAGCATTCGCAGCGGCGAATATCGCCTCGATGGCATGAGCGAACACCAATTGGCGAATTGGCGACGCACGGAAATCGGCCTGGTGTTCCAGCAGTTCAACCTGATCAGCAGTTTGTCGGTGGAGGACAACCTTACATTCCAGGCGCGTCTGTGCGGCCGTTTCAACGCCGAGTGGCAAACGCATCTGGTGCAACGGCTCGGCCTTGCAGACCTGTTGCGGCGCTATCCCGAGCAGCTTTCCGGCGGGCAGCAGCAGCGGGTGGCCTTGGGCCGGGCGCTGGCTTCCCGACCGCCGTTGCTGCTGGCCGACGAACCCACCGGCAGCCTCGACGAAGCCACCAGCGACGAGGTGCTGCAACTGTTGCTGGAACTGCTGGACGGCACGCCCACCAGTCTATTGATGGTCACGCACAGCCAGCGGGTGGCGGCGCGCCTGGCCCATCGCGTGGTGTTGCAAGGCGGACGCCTGGCGCAGGTGGCCCAGGGGTGA
- a CDS encoding FtsX-like permease family protein, producing MIFRQTLKALLSHWRRHPVQFFSVLTGLWLATSLLTGVQALNSQARDSYARASQLIGGEPQASLTAPGGGTFTQQWFIDLRRHGWPVSPVLQARVTLQGHEDQRLQLMGIDPVSLPPGTAVAGQAREMSEVVAFFTDPGRTWIAAQTLQALGLSEGSRPRTVEGQLLPPLHVQADMAPGMLLMDIGYAQQTLGLADQLSRLLLPATFNAVLPEAFNGRLQFKRADEENNLSRLTESFHLNLDALGFLSFVVGLFIVHAAIGLALEQRRGLLRTLRACGVSARMLVTGLAFELGMLALLGGIAGVLSGYWLASLLLPDVAASLRGLYGAEVAGQLSLSPGWWLSGVGLGLLGALLAGADSLLRAARLPLLALANPQAWHHAHARWLRRQGWVAMLAALIALSALTWGNSLGSGFVLMTALLLGAALALPVLLNGALNVLLRRSRSVLGQWFLADCRQQLPTLSLALMALLLALAANIGAGSMTSGFRQTFSDWLEQRLSAELYINPQTPVQAGELHAWLKQQSVVGAVLPNWQVSIPLQGWPTDVYGVVDHPTYRQHWPLLESAGDQPWSQLAGGDTLMLSEQLARRLNVRVGDAVTLPTPEGPWSPRVVGIYADYGNPKGHVLVNAQHLLAHWPELSPNRFNLRVEPSAIPSLLAALQARFHLDDSHIVEQARLKGWSTQVFERTFAATAALNSLTLAVAGVALFISLLTQSQSRLSQLAPLWALGITRRQLMLLNLGQTWLLALLTLVLALPLGIALAWCLDAVINVQAFGWRLPLRIFPLQLAQLLGLAMLATLLASAWPLYALYRTQPADLLRTFAHEN from the coding sequence ATGATCTTTCGCCAAACCCTCAAGGCCTTGCTCAGCCATTGGCGCCGGCACCCGGTGCAATTTTTCAGTGTGTTGACCGGGCTTTGGCTCGCCACCAGTCTGCTCACCGGCGTGCAGGCGCTGAACAGTCAGGCCCGCGACAGCTACGCCCGGGCCAGCCAGCTCATCGGCGGCGAACCCCAAGCCAGCCTCACCGCACCCGGCGGCGGTACGTTTACCCAGCAATGGTTTATCGACCTGCGGCGCCACGGCTGGCCGGTGTCGCCGGTGTTGCAGGCCCGAGTGACGCTCCAGGGCCATGAGGACCAGCGCTTGCAACTGATGGGCATCGACCCGGTGTCGCTGCCTCCCGGTACGGCAGTGGCGGGGCAGGCGCGCGAGATGAGCGAAGTGGTGGCGTTTTTCACCGACCCCGGTCGTACCTGGATCGCTGCGCAAACGTTGCAGGCGTTGGGATTGAGCGAGGGCTCACGCCCGCGGACGGTTGAGGGGCAACTGCTGCCGCCGCTGCATGTGCAGGCGGACATGGCCCCGGGAATGCTGCTGATGGACATCGGTTACGCCCAACAAACCTTGGGACTGGCGGACCAATTATCCCGGTTGCTGCTGCCCGCCACGTTCAACGCGGTCTTGCCTGAGGCATTCAACGGGCGGTTGCAGTTCAAGCGCGCCGATGAAGAAAACAACCTGTCGCGCCTGACCGAAAGCTTTCACCTCAATCTCGACGCCCTCGGTTTCCTGTCGTTCGTGGTGGGGTTGTTCATCGTTCATGCCGCCATCGGCTTAGCCCTGGAGCAGCGCCGCGGTCTGCTGCGAACCCTGCGCGCCTGTGGCGTCAGTGCCCGCATGCTGGTCACTGGCCTGGCCTTCGAACTGGGCATGCTGGCCTTGCTCGGTGGGATCGCCGGGGTGCTCAGTGGTTATTGGCTGGCGAGCCTGCTGTTGCCCGATGTCGCGGCCAGCCTGCGTGGTTTGTACGGCGCCGAAGTGGCCGGGCAATTGAGTCTCAGCCCAGGGTGGTGGCTCAGTGGCGTAGGCCTGGGCCTGCTCGGCGCGTTGCTGGCCGGCGCCGACAGTTTGTTGCGTGCGGCGCGCTTGCCCTTGTTGGCCCTGGCCAACCCGCAGGCCTGGCACCACGCCCATGCACGTTGGCTGCGGCGCCAGGGTTGGGTGGCAATGTTGGCGGCGCTGATTGCGCTTTCGGCGCTGACGTGGGGTAACAGCCTCGGCAGCGGTTTTGTCCTGATGACGGCTTTGTTGCTCGGCGCGGCGCTGGCGCTACCGGTGTTGCTCAATGGTGCGCTGAACGTTTTATTGCGCCGCAGCCGTTCGGTGCTGGGCCAATGGTTTCTTGCCGACTGCCGCCAACAGTTGCCGACATTGAGCCTGGCGTTGATGGCGCTGCTGCTGGCGCTGGCCGCCAACATCGGCGCGGGCAGCATGACCTCGGGGTTCCGGCAGACCTTCAGCGACTGGCTCGAACAACGCTTGAGCGCCGAGCTTTACATCAACCCGCAAACCCCGGTCCAGGCGGGCGAGCTGCACGCCTGGCTCAAGCAACAGTCCGTCGTTGGCGCGGTGCTGCCCAACTGGCAGGTCTCGATTCCTTTGCAGGGCTGGCCCACCGATGTGTATGGGGTGGTTGATCATCCGACCTATCGCCAGCACTGGCCGTTGCTCGAATCGGCTGGCGATCAACCTTGGTCGCAACTGGCCGGCGGCGACACGCTGATGCTCAGTGAACAGCTGGCCCGGCGCCTGAATGTACGGGTCGGCGATGCCGTAACTTTGCCGACCCCGGAAGGGCCTTGGTCGCCGCGCGTCGTTGGGATCTACGCCGACTACGGCAACCCCAAGGGGCATGTGCTGGTCAACGCCCAACACCTGTTGGCGCATTGGCCTGAACTGTCACCGAATCGTTTCAACCTGCGCGTCGAGCCCTCGGCGATCCCCTCGTTACTGGCGGCATTGCAGGCCCGATTCCATCTGGACGACAGTCACATTGTCGAACAGGCGCGGCTCAAGGGCTGGTCGACCCAGGTATTCGAACGCACCTTTGCCGCCACCGCCGCGCTGAACAGCCTGACCCTGGCGGTGGCCGGGGTGGCGCTGTTCATCAGCCTGCTGACCCAGAGCCAGAGCCGTCTCAGCCAGTTGGCGCCCCTCTGGGCGTTGGGCATAACGCGGCGGCAACTGATGCTGCTCAACCTCGGCCAGACCTGGTTGCTGGCATTGCTGACCTTGGTATTGGCCTTGCCGTTGGGCATCGCCCTGGCCTGGTGCCTGGACGCGGTCATCAACGTCCAGGCGTTTGGCTGGCGACTGCCTTTACGGATATTCCCGTTGCAACTGGCGCAACTGCTGGGCCTTGCCATGCTCGCCACGCTGCTGGCGTCGGCTTGGCCGTTGTATGCGCTGTACCGCACGCAACCGGCGGATTTGTTGAGGACCTTCGCTCATGAAAATTAG
- a CDS encoding lipocalin-like domain-containing protein produces the protein MKIRVGLLLLALLSGCDDSQTTQKGFAGLGDTAIAYAPVVPGRVFSFPADHGVHEGFRIEWWYVTANLKDAQGRDFGVQWTLFRSALDAAPAASGWRNQTIWLGHAAVTSATAHHAAERYARGGVGQAGVQATPFDAWIDDWQFSTKAAGADPLADMQLKAAGARFRYDLRLTSSRPLVLQGDQGFSQKSEQGQASYYYSQPFFQASGELEIDGQRYTVSGPAWLDREWSSQPLTANQTGWDWFSLHLGTGEHVMLYRMRHKDGAPYLTGTWIDAQGQATTLNAGEISLTPQDTVEVAGRSMPVRWSISIPGKQLDITTRALNPNAWMDLRIPYWEGPVQLSGSHGGNGYLEMTGY, from the coding sequence ATGAAAATTAGAGTCGGCCTGCTGCTGTTGGCGCTGCTCAGTGGCTGCGATGACTCCCAAACCACACAAAAAGGCTTCGCCGGGCTGGGGGATACGGCCATCGCCTACGCGCCGGTGGTGCCGGGGCGGGTCTTCAGTTTTCCGGCTGATCACGGCGTTCATGAGGGGTTTCGCATCGAGTGGTGGTACGTGACCGCCAACCTCAAGGACGCCCAGGGCCGGGATTTTGGCGTGCAATGGACGCTGTTTCGCAGCGCTCTGGACGCCGCGCCCGCCGCCAGCGGCTGGCGCAACCAGACGATCTGGCTCGGTCATGCCGCAGTCACGTCCGCCACCGCGCATCACGCCGCCGAGCGCTACGCCCGGGGCGGGGTGGGGCAGGCCGGCGTGCAGGCGACGCCTTTCGATGCCTGGATCGACGACTGGCAGTTCAGTACGAAAGCCGCAGGGGCCGATCCGCTGGCGGACATGCAGCTGAAGGCCGCTGGCGCGCGCTTTCGCTACGACCTGCGGCTGACCTCAAGCCGCCCGCTGGTGTTACAGGGCGACCAGGGTTTCAGCCAGAAATCCGAGCAGGGCCAGGCTTCGTATTACTACAGCCAGCCGTTTTTCCAGGCCAGCGGCGAACTCGAAATCGACGGCCAGCGCTACACGGTCAGCGGCCCGGCCTGGCTTGACCGTGAGTGGAGCAGCCAGCCGTTGACGGCGAACCAGACCGGCTGGGACTGGTTTTCCCTGCACCTGGGCACCGGCGAACACGTCATGCTCTACCGCATGCGGCACAAGGACGGTGCGCCATACCTCACGGGTACGTGGATTGACGCCCAAGGCCAGGCGACAACCCTCAACGCTGGTGAAATCAGCCTCACGCCACAAGACACCGTCGAGGTCGCCGGCCGTTCGATGCCGGTGCGCTGGTCCATCAGCATTCCCGGAAAACAGCTCGACATCACCACCCGAGCCCTCAACCCCAACGCCTGGATGGACCTGCGCATTCCCTATTGGGAAGGGCCGGTGCAACTGAGCGGCAGCCATGGCGGCAACGGCTATCTGGAAATGACCGGCTACTGA
- a CDS encoding Hcp family type VI secretion system effector, whose translation MATPAYMSIEGTKQGLITAGAFTADSVGNTYQEGHEDQVMVQGFQHQVTIPRDPQSGQPTGQRIHKPLVITKVYDKASPLLLAALTSGERLTKVEIQWYRTSAAGTQEHYYTTTLEDAIIVDMKDYMLNCQDPGNSHFTHLEDVHFTYRKITWTHEVSGTSGSDDWRSPVAG comes from the coding sequence TTGGCTACCCCCGCTTACATGTCCATCGAAGGTACCAAACAAGGCCTGATCACAGCCGGCGCATTTACCGCCGACTCGGTGGGTAATACCTACCAGGAAGGCCATGAAGACCAAGTCATGGTGCAGGGCTTCCAGCACCAGGTCACCATCCCCCGCGACCCTCAGTCCGGCCAGCCAACCGGCCAGCGCATACACAAGCCTTTGGTCATCACCAAGGTCTACGACAAAGCCTCGCCGCTGCTGCTCGCAGCCCTGACCAGCGGTGAGCGGCTGACCAAGGTTGAAATCCAGTGGTACCGCACCTCGGCGGCGGGCACCCAGGAGCACTACTACACCACCACCCTGGAGGATGCGATCATCGTCGACATGAAAGACTACATGCTCAATTGCCAGGATCCGGGCAACAGCCACTTCACCCATTTGGAGGACGTCCACTTCACCTACCGCAAGATCACCTGGACCCACGAAGTCAGTGGCACCTCAGGCTCCGATGACTGGCGCTCCCCGGTCGCGGGCTAA